One genomic window of Xanthobacter dioxanivorans includes the following:
- a CDS encoding DUF1236 domain-containing protein, translating to MRNKILIGSVLIGLAAPSAAFAQASTATGAVGGAAIGAVVGGPVGAVVGGVAGATVGAAAEPPPEVRTYVMKERRASVRVEREVVVGEPLPPNVVLYEIPNNDAYEYTVVNDRRVIVEPKTRKVVYIVQ from the coding sequence ATGCGCAACAAAATCCTGATCGGCTCCGTTCTGATCGGCCTCGCGGCCCCCTCCGCAGCCTTCGCCCAGGCCTCCACCGCCACCGGCGCGGTGGGCGGCGCCGCCATAGGGGCGGTGGTTGGCGGCCCTGTGGGAGCGGTCGTGGGGGGCGTCGCGGGGGCCACCGTCGGCGCGGCAGCGGAGCCGCCGCCCGAGGTGCGGACCTATGTCATGAAGGAGCGTCGCGCCTCGGTGCGGGTGGAACGCGAAGTGGTGGTTGGAGAGCCGCTCCCGCCCAACGTCGTGCTCTACGAGATCCCGAACAACGATGCGTACGAGTACACCGTGGTCAACGACCGCCGGGTCATCGTGGAGCCGAAGACCCGAAAGGTCGTCTATATCGTCCAGTAA